In Citrus sinensis cultivar Valencia sweet orange chromosome 4, DVS_A1.0, whole genome shotgun sequence, one DNA window encodes the following:
- the LOC102611597 gene encoding squamosa promoter-binding-like protein 2 isoform X2, whose protein sequence is MSSMMEWNGKTPLQWDWENLIMFNATAAENPRKTRQIEWEIDGDGGIDSTSFFSSGGGDGSGGSISDMGLASLSKSSKSASNNSSSMGETKTSKFRLEASDDVLEDFDLKKEFAKAEPTGGSPTLEASVGSVCGSYSTSAKRSRSNPQTTQAALCQVEGCGLDLSSAKDYHRKHRVCENHSKSPKVIVGGLERRFCQQCSRFHGLSEFDEKKRSCRRRLSDHNARRRKSQPEAVRLNPARLSSSLYDGKQQMTLVWNSVPFVHKNPTETFTWEGTCVSKSTQTKGYASKSAKGEGTDVLLQLHGNQPPNSVPARRDDSNGLLLSKAKVTMAEVLDQGPEESMISFDLGATQDCHSALSLLSKTSWGICEPKKVSQQHPTSTSLTNIPHAVMPAMAQGSPFASSEYRQIGKLSTEFQVHASSFHQDEGNYIQEIQLYRAPYESDFYPTVD, encoded by the exons ATGAGTTCAATGATGGAATGGAATGGAAAAACCCCCTTACAGTGGGACTGGGAGAATCTTATCATGTTCAATGCAACGGCTGCTGAAAATCCAAGGAAGACGCGACAAATAGAGTGGGAGATTGATGGAGATGGGGGAATCGACTCTACGTCTTTCTTTTCATCAGGGGGTGGTGATGGCAGTGGTGGTTCCATTTCTGATATGGGACTTGCTTCTTTGTCAAAGAGCTCAAAATCAGCGTCCAATAATTCATCATCAATGGGGGAAAcaaaaacatcaaaatttaGGTTGGAGGCTTCCGATGATGTTCTTGAAGATTTTGACTTAAAGAAAGAATTTGCCAAGGCTGAGCCAACAGGCGGTTCCCCAACACTTGAAGCTTCAGTTGGATCTG TTTGTGGATCATATTCTACTTCAGCAAAAAGATCCAGGTCCAACCCCCAGACCACACAGGCCGCACTTTGCCAAGTTGAAGGCTGTGGCCTAGATCTTTCATCAGCTAAAGATTACCATCGCAAACATAGAGTTTGTGAAAATCATTCGAAGAGCCCAAAGGTCATTGTTGGTGGTCTGGAACGTCGGTTCTGTCAACAGTGCAGCAG GTTCCATGGTCTATCAGAGTTTGATGAAAAGAAGCGGAGCTGTCGTAGGCGTCTTTCTGATCACAATGCTAGGCGCCGAAAATCACAACCAGAAGCAGTCCGATTGAATCCAGCAAGGCTGTCTTCCTCACTCTATG ATGGGAAGCAACAGATGACTTTAGTTTGGAATAGTGTCCCATTTGTACACAAAAATCCTACTGAAACTTTCACTTGGGAAGGAACCTGTGTCTCCAAGTCCACTCAAACAAAAGGATATGCATCAAAGTCAGCCAAAGGGGAAGGCACTGATGTGCTTCTGCAATTACATGGCAATCAGCCGCCAAACTCAGTCCCTGCACGTCGTGATGATTCCAATGGGCTCTTGCTATCCAAGGCCAAGGTTACTATGGCTGAGGTTCTTGACCAAG GTCCTGAAGAATCCATGATTTCTTTCGATCTGGGTGCGACACAAGATTGTCATAGTGCTCTCTCTCTTCTGTCAAAAACTTCTTGGGGGATATGTGAGCCAAAAAAGGTTTCGCAGCAGCACCCCACAAGTACAAGTCTTACCAACATACCTCACGCTGTCATGCCTGCAATGGCCCAAGGTTCTCCATTTGCTTCATCAGAATACAGGCAAATTGGAAAACTGTCCACTGAATTCCAAGTGCATGCCTCATCTTTTCACCAAGATGAAGGAAATTATATTCAAGAGATCCAGCTGTACAGGGCACCATATGAGAGCGACTTTTATCCCACTGTGGACTGA
- the LOC102611597 gene encoding squamosa promoter-binding-like protein 2 isoform X1 produces MSSMMEWNGKTPLQWDWENLIMFNATAAENPRKTRQIEWEIDGDGGIDSTSFFSSGGGDGSGGSISDMGLASLSKSSKSASNNSSSMGETKTSKFRLEASDDVLEDFDLKKEFAKAEPTGGSPTLEASVGSGEPLLGLKLGKRMYFEDISAGGNGKNSSFPAVCGSYSTSAKRSRSNPQTTQAALCQVEGCGLDLSSAKDYHRKHRVCENHSKSPKVIVGGLERRFCQQCSRFHGLSEFDEKKRSCRRRLSDHNARRRKSQPEAVRLNPARLSSSLYDGKQQMTLVWNSVPFVHKNPTETFTWEGTCVSKSTQTKGYASKSAKGEGTDVLLQLHGNQPPNSVPARRDDSNGLLLSKAKVTMAEVLDQGPEESMISFDLGATQDCHSALSLLSKTSWGICEPKKVSQQHPTSTSLTNIPHAVMPAMAQGSPFASSEYRQIGKLSTEFQVHASSFHQDEGNYIQEIQLYRAPYESDFYPTVD; encoded by the exons ATGAGTTCAATGATGGAATGGAATGGAAAAACCCCCTTACAGTGGGACTGGGAGAATCTTATCATGTTCAATGCAACGGCTGCTGAAAATCCAAGGAAGACGCGACAAATAGAGTGGGAGATTGATGGAGATGGGGGAATCGACTCTACGTCTTTCTTTTCATCAGGGGGTGGTGATGGCAGTGGTGGTTCCATTTCTGATATGGGACTTGCTTCTTTGTCAAAGAGCTCAAAATCAGCGTCCAATAATTCATCATCAATGGGGGAAAcaaaaacatcaaaatttaGGTTGGAGGCTTCCGATGATGTTCTTGAAGATTTTGACTTAAAGAAAGAATTTGCCAAGGCTGAGCCAACAGGCGGTTCCCCAACACTTGAAGCTTCAGTTGGATCTGGTGAACCATTGCTTGGTTTAAAGCTTGGTAAACGAATGTACTTTGAAGATATTTCTGCTGGAGGCAATGGTAAGAATTCATCTTTTCCTGCAGTTTGTGGATCATATTCTACTTCAGCAAAAAGATCCAGGTCCAACCCCCAGACCACACAGGCCGCACTTTGCCAAGTTGAAGGCTGTGGCCTAGATCTTTCATCAGCTAAAGATTACCATCGCAAACATAGAGTTTGTGAAAATCATTCGAAGAGCCCAAAGGTCATTGTTGGTGGTCTGGAACGTCGGTTCTGTCAACAGTGCAGCAG GTTCCATGGTCTATCAGAGTTTGATGAAAAGAAGCGGAGCTGTCGTAGGCGTCTTTCTGATCACAATGCTAGGCGCCGAAAATCACAACCAGAAGCAGTCCGATTGAATCCAGCAAGGCTGTCTTCCTCACTCTATG ATGGGAAGCAACAGATGACTTTAGTTTGGAATAGTGTCCCATTTGTACACAAAAATCCTACTGAAACTTTCACTTGGGAAGGAACCTGTGTCTCCAAGTCCACTCAAACAAAAGGATATGCATCAAAGTCAGCCAAAGGGGAAGGCACTGATGTGCTTCTGCAATTACATGGCAATCAGCCGCCAAACTCAGTCCCTGCACGTCGTGATGATTCCAATGGGCTCTTGCTATCCAAGGCCAAGGTTACTATGGCTGAGGTTCTTGACCAAG GTCCTGAAGAATCCATGATTTCTTTCGATCTGGGTGCGACACAAGATTGTCATAGTGCTCTCTCTCTTCTGTCAAAAACTTCTTGGGGGATATGTGAGCCAAAAAAGGTTTCGCAGCAGCACCCCACAAGTACAAGTCTTACCAACATACCTCACGCTGTCATGCCTGCAATGGCCCAAGGTTCTCCATTTGCTTCATCAGAATACAGGCAAATTGGAAAACTGTCCACTGAATTCCAAGTGCATGCCTCATCTTTTCACCAAGATGAAGGAAATTATATTCAAGAGATCCAGCTGTACAGGGCACCATATGAGAGCGACTTTTATCCCACTGTGGACTGA
- the LOC102611597 gene encoding squamosa promoter-binding-like protein 2 isoform X3: protein MSSMMEWNGKTPLQWDWENLIMFNATAAENPRKTRQIEWEIDGDGGIDSTSFFSSGGGDGSGGSISDMGLASLSKSSKSASNNSSSMGETKTSKFRLEASDDVLEDFDLKKEFAKAEPTGGSPTLEASVGSGEPLLGLKLGKRMYFEDISAGGNGKNSSFPAVCGSYSTSAKRSRSNPQTTQAALCQVEGCGLDLSSAKDYHRKHRVCENHSKSPKVIVGGLERRFCQQCSRFHGLSEFDEKKRSCRRRLSDHNARRRKSQPEAVRLNPARLSSSLYGPEESMISFDLGATQDCHSALSLLSKTSWGICEPKKVSQQHPTSTSLTNIPHAVMPAMAQGSPFASSEYRQIGKLSTEFQVHASSFHQDEGNYIQEIQLYRAPYESDFYPTVD from the exons ATGAGTTCAATGATGGAATGGAATGGAAAAACCCCCTTACAGTGGGACTGGGAGAATCTTATCATGTTCAATGCAACGGCTGCTGAAAATCCAAGGAAGACGCGACAAATAGAGTGGGAGATTGATGGAGATGGGGGAATCGACTCTACGTCTTTCTTTTCATCAGGGGGTGGTGATGGCAGTGGTGGTTCCATTTCTGATATGGGACTTGCTTCTTTGTCAAAGAGCTCAAAATCAGCGTCCAATAATTCATCATCAATGGGGGAAAcaaaaacatcaaaatttaGGTTGGAGGCTTCCGATGATGTTCTTGAAGATTTTGACTTAAAGAAAGAATTTGCCAAGGCTGAGCCAACAGGCGGTTCCCCAACACTTGAAGCTTCAGTTGGATCTGGTGAACCATTGCTTGGTTTAAAGCTTGGTAAACGAATGTACTTTGAAGATATTTCTGCTGGAGGCAATGGTAAGAATTCATCTTTTCCTGCAGTTTGTGGATCATATTCTACTTCAGCAAAAAGATCCAGGTCCAACCCCCAGACCACACAGGCCGCACTTTGCCAAGTTGAAGGCTGTGGCCTAGATCTTTCATCAGCTAAAGATTACCATCGCAAACATAGAGTTTGTGAAAATCATTCGAAGAGCCCAAAGGTCATTGTTGGTGGTCTGGAACGTCGGTTCTGTCAACAGTGCAGCAG GTTCCATGGTCTATCAGAGTTTGATGAAAAGAAGCGGAGCTGTCGTAGGCGTCTTTCTGATCACAATGCTAGGCGCCGAAAATCACAACCAGAAGCAGTCCGATTGAATCCAGCAAGGCTGTCTTCCTCACTCTATG GTCCTGAAGAATCCATGATTTCTTTCGATCTGGGTGCGACACAAGATTGTCATAGTGCTCTCTCTCTTCTGTCAAAAACTTCTTGGGGGATATGTGAGCCAAAAAAGGTTTCGCAGCAGCACCCCACAAGTACAAGTCTTACCAACATACCTCACGCTGTCATGCCTGCAATGGCCCAAGGTTCTCCATTTGCTTCATCAGAATACAGGCAAATTGGAAAACTGTCCACTGAATTCCAAGTGCATGCCTCATCTTTTCACCAAGATGAAGGAAATTATATTCAAGAGATCCAGCTGTACAGGGCACCATATGAGAGCGACTTTTATCCCACTGTGGACTGA